A single region of the Lotus japonicus ecotype B-129 chromosome 4, LjGifu_v1.2 genome encodes:
- the LOC130712168 gene encoding uncharacterized protein LOC130712168 codes for MSQDSSKKLTPEMNAYGVKVMGLKSKTPKSSRVSKSSPHTSEIAIAQGISQPSSDPHKKKGKKARSKSDASKAKRKAVTRGSEATQRVNSEAEINPSSGDDVADSRITEVLETPLKEVLHANVDPIVPSPSNNQSSHGVGTDCNKDSDHLEEEVMVPISTPSVDKDMHVEDVQNVIENSESDEVLLNTLGASASVASKRKKMTVVRKYSTRSSGKKLGLGLSENKKRKKVIILDDDTPVVQNVKRKVHKDNAAPVVDETPIEELDKSDTGPAAQKRKIGKRIPENVPAAPLDNISFHSEESVGKWKYVYQRRIAQERELTGEILHCQEIMKLLEAAGLLKTVTEIGGCYDKLVREFIVNVTTNCTVSGHPEFRKVFVRGKCVHFSPEIINQYLGRSTVATGNEELSLSAITKELTAGQNMVWPAKGLLSSTYLSVKYAILNRIGAANWAPTTHSSDVSSGLAKLIYLVGTQTQFDFGEYVFAQTMKHAETFAVRLPISFPCLICGIILSQHPQILLDDEVPSKKASLLTIDSRLLAGAHVSDVADLAEMTQGEGTSSQKTPETPIAALIAVSKMLQDTITSCTLRKKNVDTLILQLTKGKRPLEDNAAAHAQDDVGTSDDDTTSD; via the coding sequence ATGAGTCAAGATTCTAGCAAGAAACTCACTCCTGAGATGAATGCTTACGGGGTAAAGGTAATGGGTCTGAAATCCAAAACCCCAAAATCTTCAAGGGTTTCCAAATCCTCTCCTCATACCAGTGAAATCGCAATTGCTCAAGGTATCTCTCAACCATCATCTGATCCGcacaagaagaaagggaaaaaggcaCGATCCAAGTCAGATGCGTCCAAAGCGAAGAGGAAGGCGGTAACGAGAGGCTCTGAGGCTACTCAGAGAGTGAATTCCGAGGCTGAAATCAACCCAAGTTCGGGTGATGATGTTGCTGATTCTCGTATCACTGAAGTGTTGGAAACTCCTCTCAAGGAAGTTTTACATGCAAATGTAGATCCAATTGTTCCATCACCAAGCAACAACCAATCAAGCCACGGTGTTGGTACTGATTGCAACAAGGATTCTGATCATCTTGAGGAAGAGGTAATGGTTCCCATCTCTACTCCCTCTGTTGATAAAGATATGCATGTCGAGGATGTTCAGAATGTCATTGAGAACTCAGAATCTGATGAGGTGTTGCTCAACACCCTTGGTGCTTCTGCTTCTGTTGCTTCAAAGAGGAAAAAGATGACTGTTGTTCGTAAGTACTCTACGCGTTCCTCTGGCAAGAAgttaggtttgggtttgagtgaaAACAAGAAGCGCAAGAAGGTCATTATTCTTGATGATGATACTCCTGTTGTCCAGAATGTCAAGAGAAAGGTTCACAAAGACAATGCTGCTCCTGTTGTTGATGAGACTCCAATTGAGGAGTTGGATAAGTCAGATACTGGTCCTGCTGCTCAGAAGCGTAAGATTGGGAAACGAATTCCAGAAAATGTGCCTGCTGCTCCTTTGGATAATATTTCTTTTCACTCTGAAGAGAGTGTTGGTAAGTGGAAGTATGTTTATCAGCGCAGGATTGCTCAAGAGAGGGAATTGACTGGTGAGATTCTGCATTGTCAAGAAATCATGAAACTTCTTGAGGCTGCTGGGTTATTGAAAACTGTTACTGAGATAGGTGGCTGCTATGACAAGTTGGTGAGAGAATTTATTGTGAATGTGACTACAAATTGCACTGTTTCTGGGCATCCTGAGTTCAGGAAAGTTTTTGTGCGTGGTAAGTGTGTCCATTTTTCACCTGAGATCATTAACCAGTATTTGGGAAGGAGCACTGTTGCCACAGGAAATGAAGAGCTGTCATTGAGTGCTATCACTAAAGAACTCACGGCTGGTCAGAATATGGTATGGCCTGCTAAAGGATTGCTGTCTTCTACTTatttgagtgtgaagtatgctatcttGAATCGCATTGGTGCTGCAAATTGGGCTCCTACTACACATAGCTCAGATGTTTCTTCAGGTTTggcaaaattaatttatctggTTGGAACTCAAACTCAGTTTGATTTTGGTGAATATGTCTTTGCTCAAACTATGAAGCATGCTGAAACTTTTGCTGTCAGGCTTCCTATTAGTTTTCCTTGTTTAATTTGTGGGATTATTTTAAGTCAACATCCTCAAATTCTCCTTGATGATGAGGTTCCTAGCAAGAAAGCTAGTCTTCTCACTATTGATTCCAGGCTGCTAGCTGGTGCCCATGTTTCTGATGTTGCTGATTTGGCTGAGATGACTCAGGGGGAGGGTACTTCCTCTCAGAAGACTCCTGAGACTCCTATTGCTGCGCTTATTGCGGTGTCTAAGATGCTTCAGGACACAATTACTAGTTGTacattgaggaagaagaatgtggaCACTCTCATTCTGCAGTTGACTAAAGGCAAGAGGCCTCTTGAAGACAATGCTGCTGCTCATGCTCAAGATGATGTTGGTACTTCTGATGATGATACTACTAGTGATTAG
- the LOC130714838 gene encoding uncharacterized protein LOC130714838, giving the protein MQLPEMGYLVATRFQVVFISISSTGCWSYLPLRGEGPPDVHHVITVGHVINHFVQLHLTPGHSMPPIALQWERYVDPTSVSWCVPYDTRLRRFTSEFEAWLVTFGVPLSHQSYVDITSD; this is encoded by the exons atgcaactgccagagatgggataccttgtagcaaccaggttccaagtGGTTTTCATATCCATCTCCTCTACGGGTTGTTGGTCATACCTTCCACTAAGAGGAGAAGGTCCACCGGATGTACATCATGTTATAACTGTTGgtcatgtgataaatcactttgtacag ctccatctaactcctggacattctatgccgccaattgctctccagtggGAACGGTATGTTGATCCTACATCAGTAAGCTGGTGCGTCCCATATGATACACGTTTACGCAGGTTCACATCAGAATTCGAAGCTTggcttgttacttttggtgttcctcttagtcaccaaagctatgtagacatcacctcagattga
- the LOC130716213 gene encoding uncharacterized protein LOC130716213, with protein MRWYSAVSHRFIIPDDRGEEFSAVTVMRRAVDLLEQSLEVPDAPAEGTHSRSLTERALDLIRSNAFIGTQGVAFAAVRGARAAGGRGRGDRARGGRGRGGRARGEGAPAEGARGGRGRGGRARGPRGRRGAGRGQGE; from the exons atgaggtggtacagcgctgtgtcccatcggttcatcatccctgatgataggggggaggagttcagtgcggtg actgttatgcgtcgggccgtggacttgttggagcagtcactcgaggtgccagatgctcctgcagagggcacgcattcccgatccctcactgagagggcgctggatcttattagatccaatgccttcattggtacccagggggtagcctttgctgctgtccgaggagctagagctgcgggaggcagaggtcgtggagacagagcgcgtggaggcagaggccgtggaggcagagcccgtggagagggtgctcctgcagagggtgcgcgtggaggcagaggccgtggaggcagagcccgtggacctagaggtcgtAGGGGGGCCGGTAGGGGTCAGGGCGAGTGA